aaaatgacaaaaatgacaaaaatgacaaaaatgacaaaaatgacaaaaatgacaaaaatgacaaaaatgacaaaaatgacaaaaatgacaaaaatgacaaaaatgacaaaaatgacaaaaatgacaaaaatgacaaaaatgacaaaaatgacaaaaatgacaaaaatgacaaaaatgacaaaaatgacaaaaatgacaaaaatgacaaaaatgacaaaaatgacaaaaatgacaaaaatgacaaaaatgacaaaaatgacaaaaatgacaaaaatgacataaatgacaaaaatgacaaaaatgacaaaaatgacaaaaatgacaaaaatgacaaaaatgacaaaaaatgacaaaaatgacaaaaatgacaaaaatgacaaaaatgacaaaaatgacaaaaatgacaaaaatgacaaaaatgacaaaaatgacaaaaatgacaaaaatgacaaaaaatgacaaaaatgacaaaaatgacaaaaatgacaaaaattacaaaaatgacaaaaattacaaaaatgacaattttgtccattttgtcaattttgtcaattttgtcaattttgtcatttttgtcagttttgtcagttttgtcaattttgtcagttttgtcaattttgtcaatcttgtcaattttgccaattttgtcaattttgtcaattttgtcattttgtcaatttgtcattttttttcaattttgtcaattttgtcaattttgtcatttttgtcatttttgtcatttttgtcatttttgtcatttttgtcatttttgtcatttttgtcatttttgtcatttttgtcatttttgtcatttttgtcatttttgtcatttttgtcatttttgtcatttttgtcatttttgtcatttttgtcatttttgtcatttttgtcatttttgtcatttttgtcatttttgtcaattttgtcaattttgtcaattttgtcaattttgtcaattttgtcaattttgtcaattttgtcaattttgtcaattttgtcaattttgtcaattttgtcaattttgtcaattttgtcaattttgtcaattttgtcaatttcgtcaattttgtcatttttgtcatttttgtcaattttgtcaattttgtcaattttgtcaattttgtcaattttgtcaattttgtcaattttgtcaattttgtcaattttgtcaattttgtcaattttgtcaattttgtcaattttgtcaattttgtcaattttgtcaattttgtcaattttgtcaattNNNNNNNNNNNNNNNNNNNNNNNNNNNNNNNNNNNNNNNNNNNNNNNNNNNNNNNNNNNNNNNNNNNNNNNNNNNNNNNNNNNNNNNNNNNNNNNNNNNNNNNNNNNNNNNNNNNNNNNNNNNNNNNNNNNNNNNNNNNNNNNNNNNNNNNNNNNNNNNNNNNNNNNNNNNNNNNNNNNNNNNNNNNNNNNNNNNNNNNNNNNNNNNNNNNNNNNNNNNNNNNNNNNNNNNNNNNNNNNNNNNNNNNNNNNNNNNNNNNNNNNNNNNNNNNNNNNNNNNNNNNNNNNNNNNNNNNNNNNNNNNNNNNNNNNNNNNNNNNNNNNNNNNNNNNNNNNNNNNNNNNNNNNNNNNNNNNNNNNNNNNNNNNNNNNNNNNNNNNNNNNNNNNNNNNNNNNNNNNNNNNNNNNNNNNNNNNNNNNNNNNNNNNNNNNNNNNNNNNNNNNNNNNNNNNNNNNNNNNNNNNNNNNNNNNNNNNNNNNNNNNNNNNNNNNNNNNNNNNNaaaattgaaaatgattttcaaataaaataagctaAACCAACGAGTTCAaacatttcaaccatcgatgaaaaaataataaaataatcaaaagtgAGAGtaatatatcaaaattttgcttttttagtTGGATTCTTTTCAATCTTAAATCAAGATTTTGGTTCGAAACTTGACTATCCAGAAAActgcaattttaaaaaactaataaatataCCGACAAAATTTGAAGTTCCCTGAAGATTTTTTCTGGTAATgattacatgtttctttatcaggAAACATTCTTCATTCAAATCAATTCTAAAACTTTTATCCTGTGGAAGATTTTATCATAAATAGAAATCAGTTATAAAACAAACTTCCAAATGCTTTTGATTTTCAGCAGAAATTTCGAAATTACGTTACCTAAACATTAAAAGTTTGCTATCTCTTGctttttgaattcctcaacggAATAGTCATCTTGATATGTTTATGTTGATTGTTTAACTCATTTACCATCTGAATCGGAACTTGTATTATTAATATCGATTCTTAACCTGAATTCTAAACCtgcattcaaaaattgaattttcaatctgttttcgaatttcaatttctaaatcttaattccgAATCAGATTTTTAATAATACACAAAGAGAAGAAATATATTTCAGAGCTTTGAACCATGAatctataaattaaattttaaagttttgggtttcaagcattattttaactattttttcatccaacttgtgaatctgaattgaaatatgAGTATTGATTGAATATCTGGTTCCAAGTTTTCAGTTCTGAATCGTTATTTTGAGGCTGGCTATACCTGAATTTCACCTAAGAATTAAGTTCAGtaagttttttcagttttgtgcGTAATGTTAACAAGTTCGGGTCAAAtccaaacttttttcataatatccgggcaatatgGAACTCttaaatttatcattcaatttagagcttgacatttttaatataaatacatatttgattttttcttaaatatttgtaGTTTGACGAAAAGAACTTACCACAGAGCTAGGAACTTGGCCGTATGCCTTCAAGTAGATGACCATGCGCCACGGTAGGGTTATCTTGCTCAGCCACGTGGTCTGAGGATCATCTGCGTTTGGCTTGGCTGCTTTGCGTTCTGCCCGCTGAATGCGGTCCAGCTTTTGGCCACGATACTTGAGGGCTCGCAATTTCCGGCGCTTGTTTTGCAGCCAACTGACGACATGTTCCGGTAGAATTGGCCTCCAGCCCATCATCAGAGCCATCAAGGATAAGGCGGATCGGATAAGCCTCATGTAGATCAGGGCCGGAATGAAAAGTAACCAGGGAAGCGGTCGAATTAATGGCGGAGCCGATATGTTCATCTTGCCAGGATCTTCCGTGGAATCATCCGGACCCTTGGAGCTTTCGCTGCTCGGAGCTGGCTGAGGTAAACTCCATCGGGCCGTTTTTTCCACTATCGATAGGGCACTTTCGACCCTCCGGTAAACGAACTGCCCAATCCGGGTTGTGACGGCTTTGGCCGCATAATCGTACAGCAAATCGCAAAGGGAATTCTGTGCCTCGGCTATCTCCTGTCAAGAGTTCAAGaaacagagagaaaaaaatggtaAGACTAAAAGGAAGATTAACCCACGCTTCGCTTTAATCGTTATCTGGTGCCGGTAATCGAAAAAATCTTtcacagctttttttttaaatttcagacaGTTCCTTACCAGCTCATCGTTCGTTTGGACCTGGGGATTGCTCATGTTTAAATCGCGCCTAGGATGCGCAGCTCAGCTCGGAGAATCGATGACCGGGGACGAGGAAACTCTCGATCGAAAAGAAGGGGAAGTCAGCGGCGTCTGTCTGATTTCGTCGAGCGTTGAAGGAGGATTCCTGCATTTAGAGATGGAGAGAAACGGAATTGAATCGGCGATCGGTagtttcaataaattatttctGTTTTGATTAGCAATAATCATCTGGACCGGTCGTGGCTGATTTAACTTGGGGTGAAGattgagagagaaaaaaaaagcaaaacccAATCGAGGCGAGGCGACTAAGAGTAGCTCCGGTTGCACTTTGGCTCCTAGGGCTGTTGAGTCTACTTAGGGAGCTTACTGTGCCATTCGTTGGGTTTGGAAGTTCTTTTTAGCTGTTTACAGATGCTACAaagtataaatataaatatttatgtaaaaaGATTCTGGATTTCTTCTCAACTTATGCcaccaaatttttaattatggtGCTTATTGTAGACATGATTAGCTATGAAAGAGTAATAGTCATTGAGATTTAAAGagtttcaaagtttcaaatatgttgttttatcTGCAGTTAAAATGTGTAAATTCAGATTTTACAAGTATGCCCTGTTCTGACTCAGATCATGACTTTCTTTCAGAAAACTTCCAATAAAGATGATACGCCTTTGGGACTTACTAACGACCTAATTAGCTAAAACGCAATGGTAatttttccaaagataattaaatcaaattgtTACATGATCAGCAGCTTGATGTGACAAATGTTAGTTTTCTCATACGAACCATtatgttgttgaatttttacaaatggtttttaaaatcatcataactcttcgaaaaaaatcgcaaaaattttatttttaaaaccgttctgaggaattacaaaaatcaaactataGAAGATACCAGGCAACTTTCTGTGACCACCGAaagtgctccctcaaaaaaatccttgaataggctgctcgggtcaatatgacccgagagcTTTCGTCCGTTTCACTGGTCGCAAATAtgtattgaccgatttcgatgatttttaattaatagcATAAATAATATATCCTGGTTTCTCTATATTGGAAAATAAGGTTAGAAAGTTCTACCAGATTACCTgtagtagctgattccgaatgaaaaaagctCCGAAAAAGAGTTCTTTTaaaatgcttataacttctgataagtttttttatattggATTGATATTACAATATTTGAAGTGATCAAGAATAGATCTATCCATGGATGAATAAATACTTAGGTGTCCAAAGGGAGTTTTGACTGAAATCCCGGAACTTTCAGTAGAAAAATTCTAACTTCAAAAAAGATACCCAATTTGAGCTTAACATTGCTGTATCCCGTTtaccaatgaaccgattttctttattcaaattttagtttttttacttatttgattattattttcatagaacatacttggtgtctcaaaaatctcagttcttcagtataggggagagtggggatacttgatccccttttcttattttcaccatatcattttggaaaaatttagcaactcgcactcttttacattttctgacagcgtataacttcaagtttctatgctcctaaaattagaacgattcttgaacccgtagatgtactagaagcattttcgtgggagtaaaaaaattgcaatatttttgaagttaggggatacttgatcctttattcaggaagccctaatccatggaaaaaatcaaacaaaaccccaagatagaatgttaattgattattttggtcatgtttgttctaatttcacaatctataattgtcagaaaaataaattccatagcttattctcaacccttatgacattgcataccttcgggcgcaattttttttataaacaagagaaaatcaattattttagacCTTTTCTTCTGATAATTGATgcatgaatattagctattctacaaatattagtaatctcgtaatcagcaatgaccacgatccactgaaaagaagaatataccgggatcatttgtacccaaatattagggatcaattgtacccaaaatcaacattttagaaaactttccctgaaaaaagttggaagttttccatcgctttgaaaatattgtattttgaagttcattttacacttgaaagattgatgtattgaaataaatatttttgttataatatttccatgttaggaacatttcaaaatgatgaaaaaagatcttcaagtcacattttgtgaaatttttcaaacaaagttcaataacccaaaaacttattttgttaaaaaattttgaggttcaaccattgctgttttgttccatttggcaaatttttctaaaacatttgatctttgtgcgacattccagtttggagatatagctagggaatcaagtatccccagggatcaagtatccacaTTCTCCCCTATTGTAATGAAACATTGATTACGTTATAAGTCAAAATCgacacaatcaatcaacaaaccacgcggcgacaCGGCAATTAATCCTGCTGCTGggtgaaagatttgaaaagcgaaaGGCGTGCACTCTTTTTGTACACCAACTTGATAAAAATGTGGGCCAAACTAGTTAAAGCCTGCCAGCTTTCagtgaatttgaaaaacattgctACCAATTTTCGAAATActaattgagttaaaattttagaGATATCACCGTAAACCCAGCAACACGATGGAGTgttctaaaaatgacaaaaaagttaagTGTTTCATTAAAATATACTGAAgtactgagatttttgagatacCAGGTAGGGGAACAGGGGGTAAGCCCGTCAACTTCGGAGTTTTACTAGAAAACCtaaatttttagtgtttttaaaCATTGTATGTATATGTTAGTATTCATCATTTTAGAGATATTGACATACATGAAACCCACTGAGCAGCGTTAAAcgtcaaaataataaacaaaacaatacgGAATGCCACTGATAGCAATCGGCTGTTATTCTTCGCGGGTGGAATTTAAGGTTTCATTCGCGAAAAAAGCTCCAAATCCGTTGTTATTGGTGTGCAGTTGGTATCTTTCCTTGTTGGTTATCGCTGATATTTGAGTTAtggtaatttaaatatttaaagtggtacaaatacttttaaaaaaccgttttcaaaaggaatcggccgaaggggaccaaagttattcatgaaaaactggattttcatgttcctcccgaacaaaatgtctcaaaatcccatacaaactttaggctctttgagcgacctcttcccgtgatccgatctggccaaaatttggcatgagacaagactaagcctaggatcaatttaagcttagttatgcagcgcataactttttcaaatgtcgggtctaTTGGGGCACTCTACCCGGCATACTTTGTGGATAGTTAGGTATTACTAAAACCTATTTCCTcctatttctaatttttttcatcatagtCTTGAAACTTGAATTCTTACATATATTTTGACTAGGTCCTTTCTGTTATAAAATAAGAGACACGACTATCCATATGTGGGCTGAAGTCATGGGCTCGATGTCTTTGTTAATTATAGTGTGAGTAGAGGTGTCACATGAAGGGTAATAAATCAAGTAAGAAAACTGGCCATTCCATGTGTTTATATCCTAAGACAATAGTAATTCCATGTATTCAAGATATTGGCAATTAAGAACCTTCCTGTTTAATGGACAAGCATccataaaaaatctagaaaaattttgtttaaacccTGGACATGTaacaccccccctcccccccccccctctacCTGAACCAACTCCCTCCCACTAAACTGTCCACGAGGAATGTTGACGGCTTCCTAAAACATTTAACATCACTTGAGCTAATCACTGAATTCAAGTGTGATTTTATGTGTCTGGTGGGGTATACATAATGTCTAGTTTCTTGATTCCATAATTCGGAACTTTTTTGGGTTGAATTCTCGGAACCGGTAAACTGATAAATGCCATGCTTAGTTGCATTGTACAGAATAAAAATATCTTTCATTGAGAGGTTTTTGGgtgtaaatcggttcagtttatgttgagaaaatttattaccAGTCTCGAAGAAAAGTAGGCTGCTGCTGTGAATGacggttttgattttttttgctgctaaTTATAATTCCtggaaaaacaattatttctaaattgttttttttttgtgtgttgaaGAAATTGTTTAGAAGTTTGATGCTTTGAATTGGCATCGTATTGATTTCATGTTTGGTTGATGTTTTGAGGTGTACAAGCCTAAGTTATAGTCAAAATTCATGGATAATGTCTAGTGGCCGCTGCGATAGCTGGAGCCGGTGCCAGAGCTGATAGGAAATGACGAAGAAGCTTGTAACTAGAGCATCGAGCGTCTATACAAAATCATACAAATAGCTCAAGGAAAAGTACATTTTCGGGAAAGTTGACTTCAGCGATGTACTCGGGAAGAAATTTCGCATGGGGAACAAAGTGAACAGTGGCCAGGAATCGCCGGTTCAAACATGTTTGCAATtgtaatacaaaattaataaactgaTGGAAGAGATCATCGTTCCAGGCCTGTCTGGATAAGCGTCAACCCAAGAAGTTTCCggtgagatcaatccatttttttttgtttttatttcaaatttaaactgtATATTTTCAACATAATCATTTTATAAACTAACCCTATATAACCAtaagaagcgtttggtagggaactccacgctccATCTCccccttgttcctgtatcttttgcgtttaaatcacatggttggcctggccgtagtagtatctgcaatgcatattctatgtatcagatactatgttgaaaagaaaaaatgaagtacgcaagtttttcattttccaggatgcatacaagtttggccatgttggtgttagaagaaaaagaagaagaagaagaagaagaagaagaagaagaagaagaagaagaagaagaaggaaatTAATTAATCTCAGGTGCCAGTCTTACTCTCACACTGGTTTATGAATActgttttgtcaaaattaatactatagttATAAAATAACGGTTTGAAATCTCTGACAGCGTAGATATCTTATTGAAGACAATCTAAGCAACGATTCTGTGAAGGAAAcagaacaaaattttctttcagTCCTTGCAAAATTATCGTTTTACGTAGGGGGCCGgcttacccccagttcccctatgttctatgaaaaaataatccaataaacgaaaagaaaaattgtatttagaaTAATGGTTCATTGGTTAACAAGATACGGccatgcaaagccaaaatttggTGTATTGTTTGAAGTAAGGATTTTTTCAACctgaagttccgggatagcgacCAAAACTTCTTTTGGACCCACAAagatttatacatccatggatagatttattcttggtaatttcaaataatatttaatcAGCGCAATATAAGAAGCTTTAGAGTTTACAAGCATTTTAAAAAGAGCTCTGTTTAAGGACTTTTATTATTTGGAATCAGCAATtctttaatattgaaaaacttaaataCATTATCAACTatacaattaattaaaaatcatagaTACTTGCGACCAGGGGAGCTCACGCAAGCTACAGGTCAAACATCTCTGAAATAGTTCTGAACATATGTTTTGCAAACAATTTTGGAATGTTAAGgtctgaagaaaaaataaaaacatatccaaatttttaaaaatgcatttaataTCAGACATCCGGACCATTTCCAAATGGCAATTTGACTCTATGTCCAAAACAGTAAGCTGGGTCTGTCAGACCATAACCGgtcatttgtctttttttgctGGGTGGCTCTGGTACccctaaacaaaaatttaaaatattttagagcatcgtcagaaaatttcatgtatctagCTTCAACCGTTCCTGATATATCGCATCAAAAAAGTATagttcgggtcatatagaccatAGCTGCGAAGGAAAGTTAGAGATGGTCCTGACAGAAgtatctaataattttttttaatgtcgaATTCCCAAACCACATTTCTAAAGGGATTAAAATTTGCGTTTTTTAATGTTActaatttcaatacatttttgtaataagcataatgaaaaaatgatttagaCCAGGGATGAGTAACTTGTGGCCCGCAAAGCGTTTCTTAAATGGAATTTATATTACTTTTTAACGATAGATTGTAAATTGTTATAAATTGTTTGCAGTTGTATTTGCCCAAAAACCACtcagattgttaactttttctaGGATTATAAGCATTTATTGTATTCTAGTAAAGACATAGATGCAAGCGTATTTAttgacaaaacaaaatattggaattttttcttGTACagataacatttttcataacaatttaataccactttcaaatttaaatccatGAAAGCTGATCGGGAGACTGAAAGAACGATTTGAGGTTTCTTATCAACATGACTAAACATCAAAGTctccgacaaaaaaaatctgaattctcgacaaaaacaatatttgtaattctatgtgtgattaatgtgtgataaatttgtgacgattatctgtgatgttatttttagaagtttaactggcatctaaattaaattcctgaaaaaccataaaattaataaaaaaaaactcttgaatAAAGAATGTAAACTGTAACTTTGACGACGctcacaggggtaaatgcatctaataagcgatcaaattatttgcggacaaacggtaaacgatagacatttgatgtcttcacaacaattttatgttttttgatgatctatcgaATTCTTCTTCTATCGAAACCTGGATGGGGaatgcaaaaattatttcttcaaacaattagtttagagacttgaCGTCTtgacaaaagttgtagatcttattattttaagaaatttttttgaagacaccatcaagatcgcatgaaaatcataaaaattacgagcatttttaaaataatacaagtaaattcaagtttttattttatatctttttaGTAAACGATTAACAAACTTGGtgtatttgagaaagttgtttaaattgttgaaacacacagttttgtggaacatgtcgaatacatatttcaactaagaaaggagatatactacaaaatatccaaaataaagccttttttcagtaagttataaccttaagagttgGGCTGAGTTCGTATAATTTATTTAGTGAGATTTGTTGGTCAGGTTATTGGCTTTCTattgatatgaaaaaattaacattagtTTTGACTAGCTATTTTGCAAATTAGCAATCaataatgagctttttcctcACCAAAACAAGACATCAGTGTAAACATGGAGATGTTTTGGTTGATCCCTAAATtggcgcaacgcgtttcaattttgtatggcaaTACGAATGAAAGAAGAAATCTTTGCAACGAATGACCAAGTTATTTAAAAtcatctataaataaaaaaaatagaatagaatcgAATAGACTTCGTTGTAAGTAATAAGAGTGACGACTGTTGTGAGTTCGGAATCTCGTTGTTAAATgaaggttttgaattttatcaCTAGAATGTAAGTTATCATTAACATATAAAATTGTTTGTAAGTTCTATTATCGGAAGAATGTTATGCATT
This sequence is a window from Uranotaenia lowii strain MFRU-FL chromosome 3, ASM2978415v1, whole genome shotgun sequence. Protein-coding genes within it:
- the LOC129755708 gene encoding uncharacterized protein LOC129755708 — its product is MSNPQVQTNDELEIAEAQNSLCDLLYDYAAKAVTTRIGQFVYRRVESALSIVEKTARWSLPQPAPSSESSKGPDDSTEDPGKMNISAPPLIRPLPWLLFIPALIYMRLIRSALSLMALMMGWRPILPEHVVSWLQNKRRKLRALKYRGQKLDRIQRAERKAAKPNADDPQTTWLSKITLPWRMVIYLKAYGQVPSSVVSSFRQTTNI